The Streptomyces sp. NBC_00459 DNA segment CCCCCGCCCAGCCCCTCACCGCCGTACCTCTCGCCCCACCCACCACCCCACCCGCCACCACACCCGCTGTCTCCTCCCTGCTCAACGGTTTCCGAGCAGGTGTCGCCCGAGCCGAGGCCCGAAGCACCCAAGGAGCGTCATCGTGACCACCGCCGTCCAGAGTTTCGGCTGGCTCATCTCGGAGTTCGTACGCACCGCCGACGGCGTCACCGACGCGGTCGCCGTCTCCTCGGACGGCCTCCTCATGGCCGCCTCCGAAAGCCTCGGCCGAGACCGCGCCGACCACCTGGCCGCCGTCGTCTCCGGCATCACCAGCCTCGCCCAGAACGCGTCGACGACACACGGCTTCCGCGGGATGAAGCTCGTCATGATCGAAATGTTCGGCGGTTTCCTCATGGTCGGCCGCATCCGCGACGGCAGCTGCCTCGGCGTCCTGGCCACCGAGGGCTGCGACGTGGGCCTGGTCGGCTACGAGATGTCCGTCCTGGCCGACCGCGCCGGCGAACTCCTCACCCCACAGCTCGTACGCCAACTCCACTCGGCACCACTGGCGGCGGGATAGGCGCGACGCGGTGCCCCTGCGGGAGGCCCCTGCGGCACGGTTCAGGTGTCCGTCGGCGGTACGGCGCCATGGCACGGGGCTTTCCAGGGCCACCGGGCCGAAGTGGCCGAAGTGGACCAAGTGGACGGGGCGGACCGGGGGATGGCCCCGGAAGACCCCGCCGATATCACCGTGTTCGTCTGGGACGTGACGCCGAAATCGCGGTGATCGCAGACACCTGACGCTCAGTCAAGCCGTACGCGCCCGACCACCGGCAAGTGATCGCTCCCGGTCGCGTCCAGGGCCGACACCTCAGTCACCACGACACCCCTGCCGAGCACCTGGTCGATCCGCGCCACCGGCAGGGAAGCGGGCCAGCTGAACGCGAACCCCGTGTCGGGGGCGCCGAGTTGTGAGGTGAGCGGATCCAGCCCCCGGTCCTGCACGGTGCCGTTGAGATCACCCACGACCAGGAGCCGACCCGCCGGGTCGTCCGCGATCCGTGCCCCGAGCAGCGCCGCGCTCTCGTCACGGGCCGCCGATGCGAAGCCGCTCGCGCCGATCCGGACCGACGGCAGGTGGACCACGTACACCGCGACCGCCCCCTCGGGCGCGGCGACCGTGGCCCGCAGTCCGCGCTGCCAGCTCGCCGGGAACCCCGCGGGCCGGATGTCCACGGTCCGCACGTCCGTGAGGGGGTACGAGGACCAGAGCCCGACCGTGCCGTGGACCGCCCGATGGGGGTGGGACGCGCCCAGCACGTCCTCGTAGACGGGCCGCGCCGCGGATGTCAGCTCCTGTACGGCCACGAGGTCGGCGCCCGTGGCGAGCAGCGCCCGCGCGGTGCCGGACGGGTCGGAGTTGTCGTCGGCGACGTTGTGCTGGACGACAGTCAGGTCGTACGCGTCGGAGGACGAGGCGAACCAGAGCCCGCCGAACAGCCAGAGCCAGGCGAGGACGGGCAGCAGACACGCGATCAGCCCTGCCGCCGACCGCTTGACCAGGGCGAGACACACGAGGAGCGGCACGGCCACTCCCAGCCACGGCAGAAACGTCTCCAGCGCGCTCCCGAGCCGCCCGACCCGGTTGGGCACGACGAAGTGCAGGACCAGCAGCCCGGTGACACCGACGGCGCCCGCGACAAGCCCGTACTCCCACCACCGGCTTCGCCGATCTCCGCGTACGATCACACGCCCCCCTCGTCCCGACGGACGACGCACCTGTCCGCCGGACGGTTCCCCTTGGCGAACGGAGACCTACGGCCGTGGCGCGGCGTTCTTCGGGCCGCATCCCTCACCGAGTGCGTCCGGTCAAGGGGCTGAAGACCGATCCCGGAGGCCGATCGACCGGATGTGGTCGCCGAGGGCGGAGAAGACCACGGGTTCACCGCCCGCCGCGTGAACCGTCCCCAGGCCGACGGTGTCGGCGTCCAGGGCGGCGACCACGGAGCGGGGGAGTACGTAGAACTCCCACTGGGCTGTGTCGAGGGGGTCGTAGGCGGCGTGGTCGCGTGCGGTCTGGACTGCGAAGACGTAGACGTCGGCGTTGTGCGACCGCGTCTCCGAATAGCCGCCGTCAGGTGACCAGGTACGAGCACGGACTCCACCGGCGCGATCCCTGAAGCTCTCGCTGCCGGCTCCTGGCCCCGACCGGCCGCACCAAAGAGACCTCGGATCCTCCCTGGAATCCGCCGACCGGGGAGTGCCGGGCCTTGGCCCCGATTGGCAACGCGCCCTCGGCAGGATTCGAACCTGCGACACCGGTTTCAGGAGCGCGATCGGATCC contains these protein-coding regions:
- a CDS encoding roadblock/LC7 domain-containing protein, translated to MTTAVQSFGWLISEFVRTADGVTDAVAVSSDGLLMAASESLGRDRADHLAAVVSGITSLAQNASTTHGFRGMKLVMIEMFGGFLMVGRIRDGSCLGVLATEGCDVGLVGYEMSVLADRAGELLTPQLVRQLHSAPLAAG
- a CDS encoding endonuclease/exonuclease/phosphatase family protein, yielding MIVRGDRRSRWWEYGLVAGAVGVTGLLVLHFVVPNRVGRLGSALETFLPWLGVAVPLLVCLALVKRSAAGLIACLLPVLAWLWLFGGLWFASSSDAYDLTVVQHNVADDNSDPSGTARALLATGADLVAVQELTSAARPVYEDVLGASHPHRAVHGTVGLWSSYPLTDVRTVDIRPAGFPASWQRGLRATVAAPEGAVAVYVVHLPSVRIGASGFASAARDESAALLGARIADDPAGRLLVVGDLNGTVQDRGLDPLTSQLGAPDTGFAFSWPASLPVARIDQVLGRGVVVTEVSALDATGSDHLPVVGRVRLD